The segment AGCGGCCACCAGGTATAGCCGGCCAGCGGGATGCCTTTGGAACGAACACGTTTGACTTGTTCCACGGAAGTTCGCAGCCACTGTTCACGACGCTTCACGGAACCAACCGAGGCAGTTTCGGTGATGAACAGCGGACTATGATAGCGTTCCCAATAGAGCTCGCTGAGACGCTCGACTATTCCTTCAGTGCTGTAGGGCATGCGAATCCTTAATCCGTGGCGCGGTGAGCGGTGGAGAATTTTGCGCGAAAACATGGGATAGAGATTGATGCCCACGACGGCCAGATCAATTGCGCGTTCCTGAAACCATTCAAGGTCGGATTCCCTGGCACCGAACTTTAGCAGCCATTCGTAGAGAGAATGGCCGGGGACAATCTTTCCGCTGATGAGGTCGAGTGCGAGGAACACGATTTCCTGACGATGGTGCACTTCGTCTTGAAGCGAGGGATCAGCAGATTCGTAGAGATCGGTGGCATCGACGTGAACCGGGACGATTTCGGGATCGACGGATTGAAGCGCTTCGACTGTGTGGATCATGCCGCGACAAGCCCCGATCATGACGTTTACGAATCCCTTCCATCCTTTGCGATGTGGTGGCCACCATCCCAATTTCCCACAATACCATGCGGTGATACGCGGTTCATTCAATGGCGTGTAGCAATGAACAAGGCCTTTGTAACGTTCAGCAATGCGGAAGGCATATTCGGCAACGTATTTGGGATAATCAGGGTTTTCGTAAGCGTCCTTGATCCAGGACGGCAGACCGTAGTGCACGAGGTCGACGACGGGGTCGATGTGATGGTACAGCAAAAACTCCATAGGCCCATCCGCCCACTCCCAATTCCATTGATTGGCCGAAGGATTGATGCGATACCAGGGCAGACCGTAGCGCACCATTTTTACTCCGAGGTGAGCCATCAGGCCGATGTCTTCGCGAAAGTGTTCGTAGTGACCGGTGAGTTCGTATTCATCCAGGATGCGGTTGGTTTTGGGCCAGGGTTCGACAATGAAGGTGTCTTCGATGCCGACCATCCAGTGGAAGGTTTCCGGTTCCGAGAGTTGGGCAAGGTTGGAGCGCTGGAGTGACATTTACAAATCCCTTCGTTTACTTCTGAGCTGATGGTTCATCCAATTCATCGGGGAATATCGGACGGATTTGGAGAAAGGTCTGGTATGTTTTTTCCCCACTTGCGGGAGGTTCGGGTGCGGCATGAGAGGTGCTTCATCAGTTAAAAACTTAGGCCTGAGAATCTGATTTACATTTGTAGGCGGCTAGATTGCAATGGTTTTACCGTCGTGAATTTGCTGCAGGCAGCAAGGCTGCATTAATCACGCTCGGGTGAAGTGTTTTCGCGGAAGAAGGTTAACAACTCTATGTACTATTGATTGTTTATGTGTATGCATTCTCCGTTTCTTTTGTCCTTACTTTGCGTTTCCGGTTTGGTTTGCAGTCCGTGCGCGGTCATGGCGCAGACGGATGGTCCGGTGATTTTTGCTGCGGATGGTCCGTCTCTGCAGGCGGCGATCACGCAGGCAAATTCCAGCGGCGGGGCGCATACCATTGTGCTCAGCACGAATGCGACATATGGATTTAACACGCCGGACAATTACTGGTATGGTCCCAATGCGCTGCCGCCGATTGCGAGCGACATCACAATTGAAGGGAACGGTTCCATCATTCAACGCACGACCACGAGCCGGTTGCGCTTCTTTTACGTAGGGGCTGATCCAGGCAATCCGGCCACGGTCGGTTACAATTCGCCGGGCGCAGGGAAATTAACGCTGCGACATCTCACTCTGACGAATGGCCTGGCTTTGGGAGGCAACGGCGGCGGAGGTGGCGCTGGAATGGGCGGAGCCATTTTCAGCCAGGGAACTTTAATTTTGGATGCAGTCACTTTGAGCAGGAACGTGGCGCAGGGCGGAAATGGTGGAACCGAAAGTCAAACGAGTTATGGCGGACATGCTGGCGGGGGCATGGGACAGGATGGAGGCGGATGGGGGCAAAGGGGCGGAGGTTTCGGAGGCGCCGTAATCCCTGCTGGCAGCCAAGGAGCTGTGCATGGTGGCGGCGGAGGTTTCGGCACCAATGACAATGCGATAGCCATCCAAGGGGGTGGCCCGAGCAATGGCTTGGGAGGAGGAGTCGGCATTTCGTCAAGTTCTGGTGGAAATGGGAGCGGAAACTGTCTGAATAACTCCACTAATTCAGGTGTGGGTGGAAACTTTGGACTTGGTGGAACTGGAGGCACCGGGATTGGCGACACCATGGGTACAGACGGTTCAGGCGGAGGAGGCGGAGGGGGCGGAATTGGTGGTGGAGGAGGCGGAGGGGGCATAGGAAGCTATTCAGGCGGCGGCGGGGGCGGCGGAGGTTTTGGCGGCGGAGGTGGTGTCGGAGGTGCAATCGGAGTAGATGGTGCCGGTGGACATGGAGGATTTGGCGGAGGTGGGGGCGGCGGGGGCGGCGGCATAGATGGCCCGTTCGCAGGTGGTTATGGCGGCGGAGACTCGGGATTCAGCATAGCTGCCGGCAGCGGAGGAGGAGCCGGGATGGGCGGAGCCATTTTCAATCATAATGGAGTTTTGAGCATGACCAATTGCACGCTGGCCCTGAATGGAGTGGCTGGAGGAAACGGAGGGAATCTCGTAGCGGTGGGGCCGCCCGGCACTATGTATATAGGCGGTGGCAGCGGAAGTGGATTGGGCGGGGCGATTTTCAATCTTAACGGAACCATCACTCTGACCAGCAGCACACTGGCAAGCAATGTGGTAATTGCCGGAGTTCCGGGTGCTGGGGGGACGGCCGGGCAGGCGGCAGGCGGCGCCGTTTATAATCTCGTTTATGACAGTGCCACAAACCGAACCGCAACTATAACGATGGTGAATAGCATATTGGCCGGCAGTAGCGGCGGTGTGGATTTAGTCATCGCCAGACCTAATTATACGACTGCGGCGACCAACCGGGGGGCGGCTGTGGTGATCGCAACTGAACCGAACCTGGTGCAATCGTTCACGAACAGCGGCGGAAGTTTTACCAACTCGGGTGTGATTCTCGCCAATCCCCTGCTCGGTCCGCTTGCGAACAATGGAGGAGGAACTTCTACCATGAAGCTCTTGCAGGGCAGTCCGGCGTTGGATGCAGGTGACAGTGCCTTGGCTCCGTTCTTGGACCAATTGGGTGGACTGCGCGTTTCCGGTTTGAAGGTCGATTTGGGTGCGGTGGAATTGCAGGTGCCGACGTTGTTTGGAGGCCAATTCCTGGGCAACGGTCAGTATGGATTCAGCTTTAGTGGAAATCCTGCGAACACGTATCGGGTTTTTGGGAGCACCAACCCTGCTCTGCCATTTGGCGGCTGGACATTGTTGGGACAAGCGAGCCAGAGCTCGAATGGAGTGTTTCAATTCAATGATGTGCAGGCGGGAAATTATCCGACTCGATTTTATCGGGTGAGCCAGCCGTAGTGGCTTGGCCAGGAAAACGCGATCCAACTCATAAGGATTGAGCAACGTGATCTGTTGGTGGGCGCTTCCTGTTAGAACTTTGGCATCCCTCCCACGTCCAGAATTCGCGCCTGTGCCGCGGGTCGAAACACGCTCAAGAGTTTCTTGATTCTTTTCCTCCTGAACGAGGGAGCGATTTTGATTAATTATTATTAACCTATTGCAGCTCCCACATTTGACTTCGAGGAACAATGGTGTTCCGCTATATTTAGTGGAATAAACAATGCGAACTTCTGGAGGCATTTATGGCAATCGCCAGGCATAAAACTGCGGGTCGTCCCACCGGTAGAGGAGCCGGACTCGTTGGGGACGAGAGAGTTGTGAAACCGGCAGAGGCATCGAGCACCTACCCAGCGATCAGTGATCACGGACTCATCGGCGATCTACAGACTGCCGCGCTGGTCAGCACGCAGGGAGAGATCGACTGGTTTTGCTGTCCGCGGTTTGACTCGCCCAGTGTCTTCGCGTCTTTACTCAGCCGGTCTAATGGAGGGAGTTTCAAGATTTCGCCCACAACCGAAGATCATATCACGCACCAAAGTTACTTCCCGGATACCGCAGTTCTGGTGACGCGGTTCATGTCTGAGGCGGGGGTTGGCTCAGTAATAGATTTGATGCCTATCATAGACCACCCGCGCTCGCCCAGTGAACGCCATCGCATTGTCCGGATCATCCGCGCGGTCCGGGGACAAATGAGCTTCGTGATTCAGTGCAATCCAGCGTTTGACTACGGGCGGGGCAAGCACAAAGTTAAGCTCACCGATGCAGGCGCAGTTTTTGAAAGCGAGTTGGGTGATCTTACCTTGCATGTGGTTGGCAAACCTGGCCATAAGGTGCTTGAAGATGTGGATACCTTTACCGGACAGGAGGGTGGAGTTCGACTCACTGTGACCTTGCGAGAGGGCGAGATTTCGGGAGTTGTGCTGGAATCGGCGGCCGAGGGAGGTCCCCGGCGCATTCCCCAGGATGAACTCACAGAGCTCTTAAATGGCACTGTCAATTACTGGCGAACATGGCTGGCGCGCTCGAACTATACCGGTCGCTGGCGTGAGATGGTCAACCGTTCGGCCATGGCCATAAAGTTGATGACTTACGCACCTTCGGGCGCATTGGTCGCCGCGCCGACGGCGGGGCTGCCTGAGCAGATCGGCGGGGAGCGCAATTGGGACTATCGCTTCACGTGGATTCGGGACGCTTCGTTCTCGGTTCACGCCTTGTCCAGCCTGGGTTTCATCGAGGAAGAGGAGGCCTTTGGATATTGGCTGCGGGATCGTCTGCACGAACATATTGAGTCGGGAGGTGGGCAGTTGCCGATCATGTACCGGATTGACGGCAGTTCCGATCTTGAGGAATTCACATTGGATCATTTCGAGGGTTATCGCGGATCCAAGCCAGTGCGGATTGGGAATGCGGCGGGAGAACAACTTCAATTGGACATTTATGGCGAGGCGATGCTGGCAGTCTACCAGATGGACGAGAAAGGATTCGTAATGACCGACCAGACCATGCGTGATGTGATTTCACTCATGAACTGGCTGTGCGACCATTGGGACCAACCTGATGAAGGAATTTGGGAGACGCGTGGCGGACGGCAGCCATTTGTTTATGGCCGGTTGATGTGTTGGGTGGCGTTCGATCGAATGATTCGGATAGTGCAGCGACATGGCCGCCCGGCTCCGGTGGCCCGCTGGACTGCGGAGCGCGACAAGATTTACGAGCAGATCATGGCATCGGGATGGAATCCAAAAATGCGTGCATTCACTCAATACAACGGAAGCTCAGTCCTGGATGCAGCGTTGCTGCGCATGCCAATGGTTGATTTTATCTCGGCACGGGATCCAAAGTGGGTTTCAACCCTTGAGGCAATGGAACGCGTGATCGTATCCGACAGCCTGGTTTACCGTTACGATCCGGCCGCCTCACCCGATGGTCTGCGCGGGAGTGAGGGCACCTTTTCCATGTGCACCTTTTGGTACGTAGACGCGCTGGCAGTCTCTCGTCGAGTGGATGAAGCCCGGCTGGCCTTCGAAAAAATGTTCACCTATGCAAACCCCATTGGGCTGTATGGCGAGGAGATTGGACTGACGGGCGAGCAGCTTGGCAATTTCCCGCAGGCATTCAGTCATCTGGGTCTGATCAATTCAGCAGTCTTCCTCAATGAATGTATAGAGCGGACGCCCAAGCCTGGGCTGGGAGGTTTTCGCACGCATTAGCGGCCCCGGACCATGGGGTTCAGAAATTTCTTTGAGGTCCCTTCAATATGGGTGCGCGGACCACATAGGCATTGAAGCAGTGATACCCTCCATGGAGCCATCTGTTTTTTGTTTGTCCCATACCGAATGCCAAAATTAATTTTCAGAATGTAATGCACTAATCACCAGCCAATTACAAAAGCTTTAAATAGTTCCTATTTGTCATAAAAAATAATCTAACCAATGTCCTGAACCCACCGGCTCGTTCGTTGTATCGATGAAAGTCGAATAAATAACTCAAACTTGATACAACAACAGAAATCAAAAGGAACACTATGAAAACAAGAATTATGACTGTTTGGGCGGCGTTGATACTGGTGGCTGCTGCGACGATTGTGCGAGCAGATGAACCTACGAAAAAGAAGCCTGATGCCACGTCGAAAGAATTCGAGCAGATGAAGAAAATGGTCGGCACCTGGAAGGGCAAGGTGGACATTGGCAGCGGTCCCGTCGACATGACTTCGGAATACCGCCTCATCTCCGGCGGCACGGTGCTCGAAGAGCGGGTTTTCCCCGGCACGCCGCAAGAGATGGTCACGATGTATTACGACCAGAACGGTAAGCTGGCCATGACCCATTACTGCATGATGGGCAATCGCCCGGCCATGAAGCTCAAGTCCTCGGATGAGAAGTCCATCAGTTTCGATTTCGACGCCACGTGCGGCATCAACCCCGCGAAGGAATCGCACATGCACGCGCTGTCAATCCGGTTCGACGATGCAGATACCGTCACGATGAATTGCAAGGCCCTCATGGACGGCAATGAAATGCCCGAACACCCGGCGACGCTCAAACGCGTGAAGTCGTAAGAGCGATCGTTGGTGACACTGTGAATTTTGGTCTCAGGGTCGGATGCGAGTCCGGCCTCTCTTTTTCCCATGCGGTGCTCGGTTGCCTGTCGGAGGTTTTCTTGTGCTGGAAAAATAATTTAGCTGCGTGGGAGCTTGGCGCGAGGGGCAGTGGTGGTTTACATCTCCATCCCCCTCACTTTTATTCTCTCCCCGAGGAGAGAGTCGTACGGCTGGAGTGCTCGGATTATTTGGAGATTTTCGGGCGATTACCGTCGTGGAGTAAACTCAAAGCGAATAAGTTGTGAGTTTAAAAGCTATCTTTCCGACTCCTATGCAGGAGGTGAGACACTTTTGTCTGTGTTAGCTCATGCAACGGGGTGTAGAAGAAACTCCCTCGAGGCGGAGATCGCGGCACTGCTTTTTGAATGCAGCATCGAATATTTCGACCTCCGCCAAAATTTTGTGGCGAGGAATATAGATATTTCAAGAACCAGGTGAGGTGAGTGAATATTGGCAGGAATAATCCGGGCGCGTTGGATTGCGCACGTGAATTCCGCTTCGGGTTACGTGGGTTGAATTGTTTAAGATCGCAGGCCGAAGCGGGGATTGTTTTTGGGGATTTTCCCAGGCCTCCGGTCGGACCTCCGGCCTGGGCTGGTTTGGAGCAGCACGTTGGGCATTGGGGACCTAATGGAATGATGGTGATTGTTTGG is part of the Pedosphaera parvula Ellin514 genome and harbors:
- a CDS encoding family 1 glycosylhydrolase; protein product: MSLQRSNLAQLSEPETFHWMVGIEDTFIVEPWPKTNRILDEYELTGHYEHFREDIGLMAHLGVKMVRYGLPWYRINPSANQWNWEWADGPMEFLLYHHIDPVVDLVHYGLPSWIKDAYENPDYPKYVAEYAFRIAERYKGLVHCYTPLNEPRITAWYCGKLGWWPPHRKGWKGFVNVMIGACRGMIHTVEALQSVDPEIVPVHVDATDLYESADPSLQDEVHHRQEIVFLALDLISGKIVPGHSLYEWLLKFGARESDLEWFQERAIDLAVVGINLYPMFSRKILHRSPRHGLRIRMPYSTEGIVERLSELYWERYHSPLFITETASVGSVKRREQWLRTSVEQVKRVRSKGIPLAGYTWWPLFALVTWAYRQGTHPPAYYLKQMGLWDLHPDINDDLCRVKTPLVQIYRDLVAGGCDAVGQLQLLEQKV
- a CDS encoding choice-of-anchor Q domain-containing protein — translated: MHSPFLLSLLCVSGLVCSPCAVMAQTDGPVIFAADGPSLQAAITQANSSGGAHTIVLSTNATYGFNTPDNYWYGPNALPPIASDITIEGNGSIIQRTTTSRLRFFYVGADPGNPATVGYNSPGAGKLTLRHLTLTNGLALGGNGGGGGAGMGGAIFSQGTLILDAVTLSRNVAQGGNGGTESQTSYGGHAGGGMGQDGGGWGQRGGGFGGAVIPAGSQGAVHGGGGGFGTNDNAIAIQGGGPSNGLGGGVGISSSSGGNGSGNCLNNSTNSGVGGNFGLGGTGGTGIGDTMGTDGSGGGGGGGGIGGGGGGGGIGSYSGGGGGGGGFGGGGGVGGAIGVDGAGGHGGFGGGGGGGGGGIDGPFAGGYGGGDSGFSIAAGSGGGAGMGGAIFNHNGVLSMTNCTLALNGVAGGNGGNLVAVGPPGTMYIGGGSGSGLGGAIFNLNGTITLTSSTLASNVVIAGVPGAGGTAGQAAGGAVYNLVYDSATNRTATITMVNSILAGSSGGVDLVIARPNYTTAATNRGAAVVIATEPNLVQSFTNSGGSFTNSGVILANPLLGPLANNGGGTSTMKLLQGSPALDAGDSALAPFLDQLGGLRVSGLKVDLGAVELQVPTLFGGQFLGNGQYGFSFSGNPANTYRVFGSTNPALPFGGWTLLGQASQSSNGVFQFNDVQAGNYPTRFYRVSQP
- a CDS encoding glycoside hydrolase family 15 protein, translated to MAIARHKTAGRPTGRGAGLVGDERVVKPAEASSTYPAISDHGLIGDLQTAALVSTQGEIDWFCCPRFDSPSVFASLLSRSNGGSFKISPTTEDHITHQSYFPDTAVLVTRFMSEAGVGSVIDLMPIIDHPRSPSERHRIVRIIRAVRGQMSFVIQCNPAFDYGRGKHKVKLTDAGAVFESELGDLTLHVVGKPGHKVLEDVDTFTGQEGGVRLTVTLREGEISGVVLESAAEGGPRRIPQDELTELLNGTVNYWRTWLARSNYTGRWREMVNRSAMAIKLMTYAPSGALVAAPTAGLPEQIGGERNWDYRFTWIRDASFSVHALSSLGFIEEEEAFGYWLRDRLHEHIESGGGQLPIMYRIDGSSDLEEFTLDHFEGYRGSKPVRIGNAAGEQLQLDIYGEAMLAVYQMDEKGFVMTDQTMRDVISLMNWLCDHWDQPDEGIWETRGGRQPFVYGRLMCWVAFDRMIRIVQRHGRPAPVARWTAERDKIYEQIMASGWNPKMRAFTQYNGSSVLDAALLRMPMVDFISARDPKWVSTLEAMERVIVSDSLVYRYDPAASPDGLRGSEGTFSMCTFWYVDALAVSRRVDEARLAFEKMFTYANPIGLYGEEIGLTGEQLGNFPQAFSHLGLINSAVFLNECIERTPKPGLGGFRTH